One window of Chamaesiphon minutus PCC 6605 genomic DNA carries:
- a CDS encoding iron-containing redox enzyme family protein, translating to MTNFENTSNRSKPTNLSENIDSQIELPLKERSSIEHNPQIGFDPERLIPTPTYVEVGIEKLTILADTLGLNDKIVEIVEIFRALAASWSQRKVGETTGWTSDVSDDGSPFEFSIALDPDKAELRVLVEAQGSAATVESNWQAGLELNQYLAEHYNISLDRFDRIADLFAPTNSAAKFSMWHSACFYPDKPSAFKLYLNPQSQQPSRAAAVVEESLVRLGFTHAWPTLAETAAQRGPDKDEFVYFSLDLAAHVGVASPVENRARVKVYLRHQDATPAELESALSAARNYVPGDAIEFCQAMAPGQTSFSAKSAITAFSWVEGDNETPSVGTLHLPISNYATDDRAVCDSIDLYFIEHGLPVSKYQSAIQSFATRQLDAGVGMHSYTSLRREQQQRRVTLYLNPELNRVRPPRQIATQQTKSVSSLEEMVWHYEERTVAHHPFLQRLQRETVNPAHIWLLFMNVREGVVTHFTRLLASVVGRIEDERIRCILTKQLNEELGNGNIDRVHRKLFDRLIDGIEPWQMENFSEEMLTPGKEYSQSLSDIYFESDAYVGVGAAILMEIHGKQFDLCLGQEFRKTNIELSKIGWLTLHEEVEIDHADEALLLSRFIADSKEGMVAAKQGAEKTRAVSWNFLNQLYRLCFS from the coding sequence ATGACTAATTTTGAGAATACATCTAACCGATCGAAGCCAACTAATCTATCTGAAAATATTGATTCACAGATAGAACTTCCATTAAAAGAGAGATCTTCGATCGAGCATAATCCTCAAATTGGCTTCGATCCAGAACGACTGATCCCTACACCGACATACGTTGAAGTCGGCATCGAAAAATTGACAATTTTGGCAGATACATTGGGTCTGAATGACAAAATTGTCGAGATCGTGGAAATTTTTCGGGCACTGGCGGCATCTTGGAGCCAAAGAAAAGTTGGCGAAACTACTGGCTGGACGTCTGATGTCTCGGATGATGGCTCTCCCTTTGAGTTTTCGATCGCTTTAGATCCCGATAAAGCAGAATTACGAGTATTAGTAGAAGCACAAGGCAGCGCAGCCACGGTCGAGTCCAACTGGCAAGCCGGACTCGAACTCAACCAATATTTAGCAGAACATTACAACATCAGCCTCGATCGCTTCGATCGAATTGCCGATCTATTCGCACCGACAAATTCCGCAGCAAAATTCTCGATGTGGCACTCGGCGTGCTTTTACCCCGACAAACCATCAGCCTTTAAACTCTATCTCAACCCCCAATCTCAGCAGCCGAGTCGTGCCGCAGCAGTCGTCGAAGAATCTTTAGTTCGACTCGGTTTCACTCACGCTTGGCCGACCCTCGCCGAAACAGCAGCACAACGCGGCCCCGATAAAGACGAATTTGTCTACTTCTCCTTGGATCTGGCGGCACACGTTGGCGTAGCCTCTCCGGTGGAGAATCGTGCGCGAGTCAAAGTATACCTCCGCCATCAGGATGCCACCCCAGCCGAACTAGAATCAGCACTGAGTGCAGCTCGTAACTATGTTCCTGGCGACGCAATCGAGTTTTGCCAAGCCATGGCACCAGGTCAAACCTCTTTTTCAGCAAAGTCAGCTATCACCGCTTTTTCCTGGGTTGAAGGCGATAATGAAACTCCATCAGTTGGAACGCTACACTTACCAATTTCTAACTACGCTACTGACGATCGAGCCGTATGCGATTCGATCGATTTATATTTCATCGAGCATGGTCTTCCCGTCTCTAAATACCAGTCAGCGATCCAATCATTTGCAACACGCCAATTAGATGCTGGCGTGGGAATGCACTCCTATACTTCTTTGCGTCGAGAGCAACAACAAAGAAGAGTTACTCTTTACTTAAATCCAGAATTAAATAGAGTCCGACCGCCTCGGCAAATAGCCACGCAACAAACTAAATCTGTCTCTTCTTTAGAGGAGATGGTATGGCACTATGAAGAACGTACAGTAGCTCATCATCCTTTCTTGCAACGATTGCAACGAGAGACAGTTAATCCAGCACATATTTGGCTGTTATTTATGAATGTGAGAGAGGGCGTTGTTACTCACTTTACGCGCCTTCTTGCTAGCGTTGTCGGTAGAATTGAAGATGAACGGATTCGTTGTATTCTCACAAAGCAATTAAATGAGGAATTAGGTAATGGAAATATCGATCGCGTTCATAGAAAACTTTTCGATCGATTGATTGATGGAATCGAACCTTGGCAAATGGAGAATTTTAGCGAGGAAATGCTAACTCCTGGCAAAGAATATAGCCAAAGCTTATCAGATATTTACTTTGAATCTGATGCCTATGTAGGAGTGGGCGCAGCCATATTGATGGAGATTCACGGCAAGCAATTCGATCTATGCTTAGGCCAAGAGTTTCGGAAGACAAATATCGAACTTTCTAAGATTGGATGGTTGACACTCCATGAAGAAGTTGAGATCGATCATGCTGATGAAGCATTGCTACTTTCCCGCTTTATTGCCGACTCAAAAGAGGGAATGGTAGCAGCAAAACAAGGAGCTGAAAAGACGAGAGCAGTCTCATGGAATTTTCTTAATCAACTATACCGACTCTGCTTTAGTTAA
- a CDS encoding aminotransferase class V-fold PLP-dependent enzyme: MPVSDFTTLRKKFPLLEQRNYLATHTLGPLPQEAFLDIEAYIQSLYLGKRAFALLQERYEEMFHLIETLINAPTGSVAITASTTAAQAAIAAAIQPNAKRNRIIITDLDFPSGRYLWKSQVQRGFEIIEIKASERMQIETSDVMDRIDDRVAVVALSLVSYINSACLDIKPIIEAAHAAGAIVILDAYQAVGVLPIDVISLGADVVLGGMNKWLCGGIGLAFAYINSSLSEQLDPVYPGWFSHLQPTAFAATFVPAVGARRFQQGTPSFEPIYTSRAGLLFAIEVGVKQIHQRNIELTTYLMECADANGITINTPRSAHHRGGTVCLEVNRAEIVVQKLAALGIDVDSRSSQRIRVSPHCCNTEQECQQLIESVVELTQRDKILL; this comes from the coding sequence ATGCCAGTCTCAGATTTTACGACTCTCCGCAAAAAATTCCCCCTACTTGAGCAGCGTAATTATCTAGCAACTCATACTCTAGGGCCACTGCCGCAGGAAGCATTTTTAGATATAGAAGCATATATACAGAGTCTCTATCTAGGCAAAAGAGCTTTTGCACTTTTGCAGGAACGATACGAAGAAATGTTTCATCTGATTGAAACACTAATAAATGCACCAACTGGCTCAGTGGCTATCACTGCTAGTACAACTGCGGCTCAAGCTGCGATCGCTGCTGCGATACAGCCCAATGCCAAACGTAATCGCATTATTATTACTGATTTAGACTTTCCATCTGGTCGTTATTTATGGAAATCCCAAGTTCAGCGGGGTTTTGAGATAATTGAGATCAAGGCGTCGGAGAGAATGCAAATTGAAACAAGTGATGTTATGGATCGAATTGACGATCGAGTTGCTGTAGTTGCCTTATCTCTTGTTTCCTATATTAATAGTGCCTGTCTCGATATTAAACCCATTATTGAGGCTGCTCACGCGGCTGGAGCAATCGTGATTCTGGATGCATATCAAGCTGTTGGTGTGCTACCAATTGATGTCATATCTTTGGGTGCAGATGTGGTGCTGGGGGGAATGAATAAGTGGCTCTGTGGTGGTATAGGTTTAGCATTTGCATACATCAACTCATCTCTATCCGAACAACTCGATCCAGTATATCCAGGCTGGTTTTCTCATCTTCAGCCTACTGCATTTGCAGCAACTTTCGTACCTGCTGTTGGCGCACGCCGCTTTCAACAAGGAACACCATCCTTTGAGCCAATTTATACCTCTCGTGCGGGACTGCTCTTTGCGATCGAGGTTGGGGTAAAACAAATTCATCAACGTAATATTGAATTGACAACTTACTTGATGGAGTGTGCTGATGCAAATGGTATTACAATTAATACGCCGCGCTCTGCGCACCATCGTGGTGGAACAGTTTGCCTGGAAGTAAATCGGGCTGAAATTGTAGTCCAGAAATTAGCCGCTTTAGGCATTGATGTTGATAGCCGTTCTAGTCAAAGAATCCGCGTCTCACCCCATTGTTGTAATACAGAGCAAGAATGCCAGCAACTAATTGAGAGTGTTGTAGAACTTACCCAGCGAGACAAAATTCTACTCTAA
- a CDS encoding class I SAM-dependent methyltransferase — protein MGNEIQSTDSQNFGFNFLGNTIASGETLEYIGGSYALSSILLSAVELNLFDCLVDAPKTCEQIATEIQVSVDGLERLAIALTAMELLKRDSMGNYHNTPAASTWLTTSSPQSMTSSLLFHKRCYDLFGNLTEAIKSGKQQIKQVSSSKNLDRVNDYYRQLEQHPEEYFIFLEAMNRSSIGIGAAMPKSIDFSNIQQIIDLGAGGGQVSLELAEILPHLSIAMVDLPIACQFIQQRISTKGLQQQVKCIPGNLFDDLSAQIESADAVILSGVLADWGVNARMQILHQAHNLLKPGGLLIVSETLFNEQKTGPLQPAILSLCMLLAMQGNNFTPSQIESIIDKAGFGEIRFCLKNETGVRDLIIAQKPLSDLKI, from the coding sequence ATGGGCAACGAAATACAGTCTACAGATTCTCAAAATTTTGGCTTCAACTTTCTGGGGAATACTATAGCCAGTGGAGAGACTTTAGAATATATCGGCGGTAGTTACGCGCTCTCATCTATTTTGCTAAGTGCAGTAGAACTTAATCTATTCGATTGTCTAGTCGATGCACCTAAAACCTGCGAACAAATTGCTACTGAAATCCAAGTTTCTGTAGATGGATTAGAACGCTTGGCGATCGCCTTAACTGCGATGGAATTATTAAAGCGTGACAGCATGGGCAATTATCATAACACCCCAGCCGCTAGCACATGGCTAACCACAAGCAGTCCCCAGAGCATGACAAGTTCTTTGCTTTTTCACAAGCGTTGCTATGACTTGTTTGGTAATTTAACTGAAGCAATCAAAAGTGGTAAGCAACAGATAAAGCAAGTTTCTTCAAGTAAGAATCTAGATCGGGTCAATGACTACTATAGACAATTAGAACAACATCCTGAAGAATACTTTATCTTCCTTGAAGCAATGAACCGTTCTAGCATCGGTATTGGAGCTGCAATGCCTAAAAGTATAGATTTTAGTAACATTCAGCAGATTATCGATTTAGGTGCGGGTGGAGGGCAGGTATCTCTAGAATTAGCGGAAATATTGCCTCATCTTTCGATCGCAATGGTGGATCTGCCAATTGCCTGCCAATTTATCCAGCAACGCATTTCTACCAAGGGTTTACAACAGCAGGTCAAGTGTATTCCAGGCAATCTCTTCGACGATCTCAGTGCGCAAATCGAAAGCGCGGATGCCGTAATTCTCTCTGGGGTACTGGCTGATTGGGGTGTAAATGCAAGAATGCAAATTCTACATCAAGCGCACAATTTATTAAAACCTGGCGGGTTATTAATAGTTAGCGAAACCCTTTTCAACGAACAAAAAACAGGGCCACTTCAGCCTGCAATCTTATCTCTATGTATGTTACTTGCAATGCAAGGCAACAATTTTACACCTTCTCAAATCGAGTCCATAATTGATAAAGCAGGATTTGGAGAAATTAGATTTTGTTTGAAAAATGAAACTGGGGTGCGAGATCTCATCATCGCTCAAAAACCATTATCTGATTTAAAAATATAA